A section of the Saccharopolyspora gregorii genome encodes:
- a CDS encoding FadR/GntR family transcriptional regulator: MSDALRPLTRPRLYEQVVLRLREHVAASGLDVGDRLPPERELAERLGVSRASVRQAIVVLEVQGLVEVRHGGGTYLARRELDGEPVDELVARRDRLPDVLDAREGLETKLAELAAERRTTADLAEIDAALADMRAQVERGELGGEGDRRFHAAVTAAAHSSMLAEFMRTIATEIAESRQESLRQPHRPPKSLAQHERIAEAIRAGQPRAAAAAMRRHLRTVSRVRLLSWNPDADEPG; encoded by the coding sequence GTGTCCGACGCGCTGCGGCCGCTGACCAGGCCGAGGCTCTACGAGCAGGTCGTGCTGCGCCTGCGCGAGCACGTCGCCGCCTCCGGCCTGGACGTGGGCGACCGGTTGCCGCCGGAGCGCGAACTCGCCGAACGTCTCGGGGTCAGCCGCGCCTCCGTGCGCCAGGCCATCGTGGTGCTGGAGGTGCAGGGCCTCGTCGAAGTCCGCCACGGGGGCGGGACCTACCTGGCGCGCCGCGAGCTGGACGGCGAACCGGTGGACGAGCTGGTGGCCCGCCGCGACCGGCTGCCGGACGTGCTCGACGCCCGCGAAGGGCTGGAGACCAAGCTCGCGGAGCTCGCCGCCGAACGCCGCACCACCGCCGACCTCGCCGAGATCGACGCGGCGCTGGCCGACATGCGCGCCCAGGTGGAGCGCGGCGAACTCGGCGGGGAAGGCGACCGCCGGTTCCACGCGGCCGTCACCGCCGCCGCGCACAGCTCGATGCTCGCCGAGTTCATGCGCACCATCGCCACCGAGATCGCCGAAAGCCGCCAGGAATCGCTGCGCCAGCCGCACCGCCCGCCGAAGTCGCTGGCCCAGCACGAGCGCATCGCCGAGGCCATCCGCGCCGGGCAGCCGCGGGCCGCGGCCGCCGCGATGCGCAGGCACCTGCGCACGGTCAGCCGGGTCCGGTTGTTGTCCTGGAACCCGGACGCCGACGAACCGGGCTGA
- a CDS encoding SLC13 family permease yields the protein MSPELISIYALVACFVLATTMSVNMGVLSFAAAFAVGKLVGGLSDDDIFAGFPGDIFVVLVGVTYLFAIARANGTTDWLVHWAVRLVGGRLVVIPWVMFGIAALLTAIGAVSPAACAIIAPIALNLAARHGINPLLMGAMVVHGAQAGGFSPISVYGVIVNGVVADNALPGSPLVLFLGSFALNLVIAGVVFVVFGGLRTARAGSQPDDAADEPEVLRLDRDRVLTLLGLASLVVCTLVFELDAGLVAMTVAVVLTVLSPKVAANAPAEVTWPTVLLICGVLTYVGVLQEMGTIDYVGHAVAGVGLPLLAALLLCYIGGVVSAFASSVGLMGALIPLAVPFLATGTIGPIGVVTALAVSATLVDVSPFSTNGAIVLANAKGVDREVFFRRLMVYGGVVVAVGPLLAWLVFVVPGLG from the coding sequence GTGTCGCCCGAGCTGATATCCATCTACGCGCTCGTGGCCTGCTTCGTGCTGGCCACGACAATGTCGGTGAACATGGGGGTGCTGTCGTTCGCCGCGGCCTTCGCCGTCGGCAAGCTCGTCGGCGGCCTGTCCGACGACGACATCTTCGCCGGGTTCCCCGGCGACATCTTCGTGGTGCTCGTCGGCGTCACCTACCTGTTCGCGATCGCCCGCGCCAACGGCACCACCGACTGGCTGGTGCACTGGGCGGTGCGGCTGGTCGGCGGCAGGCTCGTGGTGATCCCGTGGGTCATGTTCGGCATCGCGGCGCTGCTCACCGCCATCGGTGCGGTCAGCCCCGCGGCCTGCGCGATCATCGCGCCGATCGCGCTGAACCTCGCCGCCCGGCACGGCATCAACCCGCTGCTGATGGGGGCGATGGTCGTGCACGGCGCGCAGGCCGGCGGCTTCTCGCCGATCAGCGTCTACGGCGTCATCGTCAACGGGGTCGTCGCCGACAACGCGCTGCCCGGTAGCCCGCTGGTGCTGTTCCTGGGCAGCTTCGCGCTGAACCTGGTGATCGCGGGCGTGGTGTTCGTCGTGTTCGGCGGGCTGCGCACCGCGCGGGCCGGTTCGCAGCCGGACGACGCCGCCGACGAACCGGAGGTGCTGCGCCTGGACCGGGACCGGGTGCTGACGCTGCTCGGACTCGCCTCGCTGGTGGTGTGCACGCTGGTGTTCGAGCTCGACGCGGGCCTGGTCGCGATGACGGTCGCGGTGGTGCTGACCGTGCTGTCGCCGAAGGTCGCCGCGAACGCGCCCGCCGAGGTCACCTGGCCGACGGTGCTGCTGATCTGCGGCGTGCTCACCTACGTCGGGGTGCTGCAGGAGATGGGCACGATCGACTACGTGGGCCACGCCGTCGCCGGGGTCGGGCTGCCGCTGCTGGCGGCGCTGCTGCTGTGCTACATCGGCGGCGTCGTGTCGGCGTTCGCCTCCTCGGTCGGGCTGATGGGCGCGCTGATCCCGCTGGCGGTGCCGTTCCTGGCGACCGGCACGATCGGGCCGATCGGCGTGGTGACGGCGCTGGCGGTGTCGGCGACGCTGGTGGACGTCAGCCCGTTCTCCACCAACGGCGCGATCGTGCTGGCCAACGCCAAGGGCGTGGACCGCGAGGTGTTCTTCCGCCGCCTGATGGTCTACGGCGGGGTGGTGGTCGCGGTGGGCCCGCTGCTGGCGTGGCTCGTGTTCGTCGTCCCCGGACTGGGGTGA
- a CDS encoding acyl-CoA synthetase codes for MELFPTLRRPEEKEAVRFGDRALTYPELAAAAAGVAERVGGARRVAVWATSELETAVAVLGALAAGAAVVPVNPKVGERELAHIAGDSEPELLLAAPGFEVPAALAEVPLHEVDLAPGGELPAEPDEEQPALIVYTSGTTGPPKGVVLPRRAIRANLDALADAWEWTAQDVLVHALPLFHVHGLILGTLGPVRLGGTVHHLGRFSSAAVAAELAGPATMLFGVPTMYHRLADDAERDPELAAAVGRARLLVSGSAALPAVEHERISRLTGQRVVERYGMSETIMNSGVRASGDRRPGYVGLPFDGVEIKLVDDAGADIEVSDDETVGEILVRGRNLFTGYLNRPDATAAAFADGWFRTGDVATRAPDGYLRIVGRKATDIIKSGGYKIGAGEIENALLEHPAVAEVAVTGQADPDLGERILAWVVPTAEPADADETGRELAEHVARLLTPHKRPREVRFVESLPRNEMGKVMKKALG; via the coding sequence ATGGAACTGTTCCCGACGCTGCGCAGGCCGGAGGAGAAGGAGGCGGTGCGCTTCGGCGACCGCGCCCTCACCTACCCGGAGCTGGCCGCCGCCGCGGCGGGCGTCGCCGAGCGCGTCGGCGGTGCCCGGCGGGTGGCGGTGTGGGCCACCTCGGAGCTGGAGACCGCGGTGGCGGTGCTCGGCGCGCTCGCCGCCGGTGCCGCGGTGGTGCCGGTGAACCCGAAGGTGGGGGAGCGGGAGCTCGCGCACATCGCCGGGGACAGCGAACCGGAACTTCTGCTCGCCGCGCCCGGGTTCGAGGTCCCGGCGGCGCTGGCCGAGGTTCCGCTGCACGAGGTGGACCTCGCACCCGGCGGCGAGCTGCCCGCCGAACCGGACGAGGAGCAGCCGGCGCTGATCGTCTACACCTCCGGCACCACCGGCCCGCCGAAGGGCGTGGTGCTGCCGCGGCGGGCCATCCGGGCGAACCTCGACGCGCTCGCCGACGCGTGGGAGTGGACCGCGCAGGACGTGCTGGTGCACGCGCTGCCGCTGTTCCACGTGCACGGGCTGATCCTCGGCACCCTCGGGCCGGTGCGGCTCGGCGGGACCGTGCACCACCTCGGCCGGTTCTCCTCGGCGGCGGTGGCCGCGGAGCTGGCCGGCCCGGCGACGATGCTGTTCGGGGTGCCGACGATGTACCACCGCCTCGCCGACGACGCCGAACGCGATCCGGAGCTGGCGGCGGCGGTCGGCCGTGCCCGGCTGCTGGTGTCCGGTTCGGCCGCGCTGCCCGCGGTGGAGCACGAGCGGATCTCCCGGCTGACCGGGCAGCGCGTCGTGGAGCGCTACGGCATGAGCGAGACGATCATGAATTCGGGCGTGCGCGCCTCCGGGGACCGCAGGCCCGGCTACGTCGGCCTGCCCTTCGACGGGGTGGAGATCAAGCTCGTCGACGACGCGGGCGCCGACATCGAGGTCAGCGACGACGAGACCGTCGGTGAGATCCTGGTCCGCGGCCGGAACCTGTTCACCGGCTACCTGAACCGGCCGGACGCCACCGCCGCCGCGTTCGCCGACGGCTGGTTCCGCACCGGCGACGTCGCCACCCGCGCGCCCGACGGCTACCTGCGGATCGTGGGGCGCAAGGCGACCGACATCATCAAGAGCGGCGGCTACAAGATCGGTGCGGGCGAGATCGAGAACGCGCTGCTGGAGCACCCGGCCGTCGCCGAGGTCGCCGTCACCGGGCAGGCCGATCCGGACCTGGGCGAGCGGATCCTGGCCTGGGTGGTGCCGACCGCGGAGCCTGCGGACGCGGACGAGACCGGCCGCGAGCTCGCCGAGCACGTGGCCCGGCTGCTCACCCCGCACAAGCGCCCGCGCGAGGTGCGGTTCGTGGAGTCCTTGCCGCGCAACGAGATGGGCAAGGTCATGAAGAAGGCGCTGGGGTGA
- a CDS encoding carboxyl transferase domain-containing protein, protein MGARELITAVCADFTEFAPRRTGTRPVDGPLDWDGYGEQRRRAAERTGAAESVLCGHGAVGSGRAVLIAFEFGFLGGSVGEETGARVVDAFDRARELRLPVVSLVASGGSRMQEGIRALAQLQTIARACARTKRAGLPHVAVLRDPTTGGMWAALGAGADVVLAVPGAEVAFGGSRVRPAAESGAAFTAAGKFAAGQVDRLVAEDELPAVLPGLVDLLQPRRAVPEPVAPPVPPRPGPAPGSGWAAVRRARAAERPRATDYLDRFFTSRFALSGDRAGGADPGMLCGIGEHEGRPVAYAAQTGTANTPAGFRTAARLVRLADRLRLPVLTLVDTPGAANGAAAELAGAGPAIGELFTAVAEARVPITTLVIGEGGSGGALALAAPGSTWITADAYFAVIAPESAASILKRPPEQVPELAESLRLRPQDVVDLGFARGVLGEPPR, encoded by the coding sequence GTGGGCGCGCGCGAGCTGATCACCGCCGTGTGCGCGGACTTCACCGAGTTCGCGCCGCGCCGCACCGGAACCCGCCCGGTGGACGGCCCGCTGGACTGGGACGGCTACGGCGAGCAGCGGCGGCGGGCCGCCGAGCGCACCGGAGCGGCCGAATCCGTGCTGTGCGGGCACGGCGCGGTCGGTTCCGGCCGCGCCGTGCTGATCGCGTTCGAGTTCGGCTTCCTCGGCGGTTCGGTCGGGGAGGAGACCGGGGCGCGGGTGGTGGACGCCTTCGACCGGGCCCGGGAGCTGCGGCTGCCGGTGGTCTCGCTGGTGGCCTCCGGCGGAAGCCGGATGCAGGAGGGGATCCGCGCGCTCGCCCAGCTGCAGACCATCGCGCGGGCCTGCGCGCGGACCAAGCGGGCGGGCCTCCCGCACGTGGCGGTGCTGCGAGATCCGACGACCGGCGGCATGTGGGCGGCGCTGGGCGCGGGCGCCGACGTGGTGCTCGCGGTGCCCGGCGCGGAGGTCGCGTTCGGCGGCAGCCGGGTGCGCCCCGCCGCGGAGTCCGGAGCGGCGTTCACCGCGGCCGGGAAGTTCGCCGCCGGCCAGGTCGACCGGCTGGTGGCGGAGGACGAGCTGCCCGCGGTGCTCCCCGGCCTGGTGGACCTGCTGCAACCGCGCCGCGCCGTCCCGGAACCCGTCGCGCCGCCCGTCCCGCCGCGGCCGGGCCCCGCCCCGGGCAGCGGGTGGGCGGCGGTGCGGCGCGCCCGCGCGGCGGAGCGCCCGCGCGCGACCGACTACCTGGACCGGTTCTTCACCAGCCGGTTCGCGCTCAGCGGCGACCGGGCGGGTGGTGCGGATCCGGGGATGCTGTGCGGGATCGGCGAGCACGAGGGCCGTCCGGTCGCCTACGCCGCGCAGACCGGTACCGCCAACACCCCGGCCGGTTTCCGCACGGCGGCCCGGCTGGTGCGGCTGGCGGACCGGCTGCGGCTGCCGGTGCTGACGCTGGTGGACACCCCGGGCGCGGCGAACGGCGCGGCCGCCGAACTCGCCGGGGCCGGGCCCGCGATCGGCGAGCTGTTCACCGCGGTCGCCGAGGCGCGGGTGCCGATCACCACGCTCGTGATCGGCGAGGGCGGTTCCGGGGGAGCGCTGGCGCTGGCGGCGCCGGGGTCGACGTGGATCACCGCGGACGCCTACTTCGCCGTCATCGCCCCGGAATCGGCCGCGTCGATCCTCAAGCGCCCGCCGGAGCAGGTGCCGGAGCTGGCCGAGTCGTTGCGGCTGCGCCCCCAGGACGTCGTGGACCTCGGTTTCGCCCGGGGCGTCCTCGGCGAGCCGCCGCGGTGA
- a CDS encoding 2,3-dihydro-2,3-dihydroxybenzoate dehydrogenase — protein MDRSGISGRVAVVTGAAHGIGTAVVHALGELGATVVAIDLDADELAEVASTATGKGRRVLACPADVADSAAVESVVEHAEREAGPVDLLVNVAGILHPGTVQEIDEADWHRTFAVNTTGVFHLCRSVSKRMIPRGRGSIVTVGSNAAGVPRQGMAAYGASKAAATLFTKSLGLELAEHGIRCNVVSPGSTDTPMQHRLWDERGPAPVIAGSLETYKTGIPLGKLATAEDVAEAVVFLLSDQAGHITMHDLYVDGGATLRA, from the coding sequence ATGGACCGCAGTGGCATCAGCGGCCGGGTCGCCGTGGTGACCGGCGCCGCCCACGGTATCGGTACCGCTGTGGTGCACGCGCTCGGGGAGCTGGGGGCGACCGTCGTCGCGATCGACCTCGACGCCGACGAACTCGCCGAGGTCGCCTCGACCGCGACCGGGAAGGGCCGCCGGGTGCTGGCCTGCCCCGCCGACGTCGCGGACTCCGCCGCCGTCGAATCCGTGGTGGAGCACGCCGAGCGCGAGGCGGGTCCGGTGGACCTGCTCGTCAACGTCGCCGGGATCCTGCACCCCGGCACCGTGCAGGAGATCGACGAGGCCGACTGGCACCGCACCTTCGCGGTGAACACCACCGGCGTGTTCCACCTGTGCCGCTCGGTGTCGAAGCGGATGATCCCGCGCGGCCGCGGCTCCATCGTCACCGTCGGCTCCAACGCCGCCGGCGTCCCGCGCCAGGGCATGGCCGCCTACGGCGCGTCCAAGGCGGCGGCGACGCTGTTCACCAAGTCGCTCGGCCTGGAGCTCGCCGAGCACGGCATCCGCTGCAACGTGGTCTCGCCGGGTTCCACCGACACGCCGATGCAGCACCGGCTGTGGGACGAACGCGGACCCGCCCCGGTGATCGCCGGATCGCTGGAGACCTACAAGACCGGCATCCCGCTGGGCAAGCTGGCCACGGCCGAGGACGTCGCGGAGGCGGTCGTCTTCCTGCTCTCCGACCAGGCCGGGCACATCACGATGCACGATCTGTACGTCGACGGCGGCGCGACGCTGCGCGCCTGA
- the dhbC gene encoding isochorismate synthase DhbC has protein sequence MTTDSDTTMRGESDDLGERLTPGALLDRYSAGSSFFFASPRGSMLARGVDAVVPKATCSGGRDRLPGQVAEFLRHAEEFGRVNPVVVGAVPFGDNLPAHLVLPAAVDRAEPLSEPVAAPDAPRVDYEVKHVPAPAEYERAVERVLKRLRDEEMSKVVLARSLELSTSDPVDPGRMLRNLAGTDPGGFTYAVDLPRRGQDGTRDSFGERAETGRTLLGASPELLVSLDGTRVRSNPLAGSRPRSADPDEDRRRAEELQHSEKDLREHAAVVDAVVAALRPLCRDLVVPDGPSVVHTAAMWHLSTEITGELLDPGTTSLQLAVAMHPTPAVCGTPPEDARVAIAEAEPFERGYYTGMVGWCDATGDGEWVVTIRCAEIEDSAIRFYAGAGIVEGSDPADELAETSAKFRTALSAMGWTDAL, from the coding sequence ATGACCACGGACAGCGATACCACCATGCGCGGAGAATCCGACGATCTCGGCGAGCGCCTCACCCCGGGCGCCCTGCTCGACCGGTATTCGGCGGGTTCCTCGTTCTTCTTCGCCTCGCCGCGCGGTTCGATGCTGGCGCGCGGCGTCGACGCCGTGGTGCCGAAGGCGACCTGCTCCGGGGGGCGCGACCGGCTCCCCGGACAGGTCGCCGAATTCCTGCGCCACGCCGAGGAATTCGGCCGGGTGAACCCCGTCGTGGTCGGTGCCGTGCCGTTCGGCGACAACCTGCCCGCGCACCTGGTGCTGCCCGCCGCGGTGGACCGCGCCGAGCCGCTGTCCGAACCGGTGGCCGCGCCGGACGCGCCCCGGGTGGACTACGAGGTGAAGCACGTCCCGGCGCCCGCCGAGTACGAGCGCGCGGTGGAGCGGGTGCTCAAGCGGCTGCGCGACGAGGAGATGAGCAAGGTCGTGCTGGCCCGCTCCCTCGAACTGTCCACATCGGACCCGGTGGATCCGGGGCGGATGCTGCGCAACCTCGCGGGCACCGATCCGGGCGGGTTCACCTACGCCGTGGACCTCCCGCGGCGCGGCCAGGACGGCACCCGCGACTCCTTCGGCGAACGGGCCGAGACGGGCCGCACCCTGCTCGGCGCCAGCCCGGAGCTGCTGGTGTCGCTGGACGGCACCCGGGTGCGCTCCAACCCGCTTGCCGGTTCCCGGCCGCGCAGCGCGGACCCGGACGAGGACCGCCGCCGCGCCGAGGAGCTGCAGCACTCCGAGAAGGACCTGCGCGAGCACGCCGCCGTCGTCGACGCCGTGGTCGCCGCGCTGCGCCCGCTGTGCCGCGACCTCGTCGTCCCCGACGGGCCCTCGGTGGTGCACACCGCCGCCATGTGGCACCTGTCCACCGAGATCACCGGCGAACTCCTCGACCCCGGGACCACCTCGCTGCAGCTGGCCGTCGCCATGCACCCGACGCCCGCCGTGTGCGGCACGCCGCCGGAGGACGCCCGGGTAGCCATCGCCGAAGCGGAACCGTTCGAGCGCGGCTACTACACCGGGATGGTCGGTTGGTGCGACGCCACAGGCGACGGAGAATGGGTCGTCACGATCAGGTGCGCCGAGATCGAGGACTCCGCGATCCGCTTCTACGCCGGCGCGGGGATCGTCGAAGGTTCCGACCCGGCCGACGAGCTCGCCGAGACCTCCGCGAAGTTCCGCACCGCGCTCTCGGCGATGGGCTGGACGGACGCGCTGTAG
- a CDS encoding (2,3-dihydroxybenzoyl)adenylate synthase: MLPGCPTWPEQDAARYREAGYWRGETFGEILRARAAEHGDRVAVVDADRSLTYRELDTRADRLAAGLRELGIGAQDRVVVQLPNIAEFFEVCFALFRLGAVPVFALPSHRLTEVAYFCEFAEAAAYITCDVEAGFDHRALAAEVRAKVPGLRHVLIAGDPGESGFPALSGIDAEPSDVDGPGPGDIAFLQLSGGSTGVPKLIPRTHDDYAYSFRASNEICGVTADTVYLVALPAAHNFPMSSPGTFGVLQAGGKVVLSRRPSPDEVFPLVERERVTLLAAVPPLALVWLDAAANTAHDLSSLEVLQVGGAKCSEEVARRVRPVLGATLQQVFGMAEGLVNYTRLDDPEDVIVTTQGRPISPDDEVLVVDDEDRPVAPGGTGHLLTRGPYTIRGYYRAEEHNAKAFTPEGFYRTGDVVRFTAEGNIVVEGRAKDQINRGGEKVAAEEVENHLLAHPAVHDAAVVSMPDPYLGERTCAFVVARGEAPKARELIKFVRQRGLAGYKVPDRVEFVDAFPQTGVGKVSKRDLREAIQRDLVPELERR, translated from the coding sequence ATGCTGCCCGGATGCCCTACCTGGCCCGAACAGGACGCCGCCCGGTACCGCGAAGCCGGGTACTGGCGCGGGGAGACCTTCGGCGAGATCCTCCGCGCCCGCGCCGCCGAGCACGGCGACCGGGTCGCGGTCGTGGACGCCGACCGCTCGCTGACCTACCGCGAGCTCGACACCCGCGCCGACCGGCTCGCGGCCGGGCTGCGCGAGCTCGGCATCGGCGCGCAGGACCGGGTCGTGGTGCAGCTGCCGAACATCGCCGAGTTCTTCGAGGTGTGCTTCGCGCTGTTCCGCCTCGGCGCGGTGCCGGTGTTCGCGCTGCCCTCGCACCGGCTGACCGAAGTGGCCTACTTCTGCGAGTTCGCCGAGGCCGCCGCCTACATCACCTGCGACGTGGAGGCCGGGTTCGACCACCGCGCGCTCGCCGCCGAGGTGCGGGCGAAGGTGCCGGGGCTGCGCCACGTGCTCATCGCGGGCGACCCGGGGGAGTCCGGTTTCCCCGCGCTGTCCGGGATCGACGCCGAACCATCCGATGTGGACGGTCCAGGTCCGGGGGACATCGCGTTCCTCCAGCTCTCCGGCGGCAGCACCGGGGTGCCGAAGCTCATCCCGCGCACCCACGACGACTACGCCTACTCGTTCCGCGCCAGCAACGAGATCTGCGGCGTCACCGCGGACACCGTCTACCTGGTGGCGCTGCCCGCCGCGCACAACTTCCCGATGAGCTCGCCCGGCACCTTCGGCGTCCTGCAGGCCGGCGGCAAGGTGGTGCTCTCCCGCCGCCCCAGCCCCGACGAGGTCTTCCCGCTGGTGGAGCGGGAACGGGTCACGCTGCTGGCCGCGGTCCCGCCGCTGGCGCTGGTGTGGCTGGACGCGGCCGCCAACACCGCGCACGACCTCTCCAGCCTGGAGGTGCTGCAGGTCGGCGGCGCCAAGTGCAGCGAGGAGGTCGCGCGCCGGGTCCGCCCGGTGCTCGGTGCCACCCTGCAGCAGGTGTTCGGCATGGCCGAAGGGCTCGTCAACTACACCCGGCTCGACGACCCCGAGGACGTCATCGTCACCACCCAGGGCAGGCCGATCTCCCCGGACGACGAGGTCCTCGTCGTCGACGACGAGGACCGGCCCGTCGCCCCCGGCGGCACCGGCCACCTGCTCACCCGCGGGCCCTACACGATCCGCGGCTACTACCGGGCCGAGGAGCACAACGCCAAGGCGTTCACCCCCGAGGGCTTCTACCGCACCGGCGACGTCGTGCGGTTCACCGCCGAGGGCAACATCGTCGTCGAAGGCCGCGCCAAGGACCAGATCAACCGCGGTGGCGAGAAGGTCGCGGCCGAAGAGGTGGAGAACCACCTGCTGGCCCACCCCGCCGTGCACGACGCCGCCGTGGTGTCCATGCCCGACCCGTACCTCGGCGAGCGCACCTGCGCCTTCGTGGTGGCGCGCGGCGAGGCGCCGAAGGCCCGCGAGCTGATCAAGTTCGTCCGGCAGCGCGGCCTCGCCGGCTACAAGGTGCCGGACCGCGTCGAGTTCGTCGACGCGTTCCCGCAGACCGGCGTCGGCAAGGTCAGCAAGCGCGACCTGCGCGAAGCGATCCAGCGCGACCTGGTGCCGGAACTCGAACGTCGTTGA
- a CDS encoding isochorismatase family protein: protein MGLPTIAPYPVPRQDELPANRVDWRPDADRAVLLVHDMERHFVGVFEPDAEPLTEVVPNIRRLAAGARAAGVPVVYCAQPSGQTPQQRGLQLEWWGPGVADAEQEAIIDELAPEPGDVRLTKWRYSAFQRTELREMLRGWGRDQLIITGIYAHIGCLMTAAEAFQQEVQAFLAADAVADFSAEDHRMAVQYAAKRCAVVESTQRLVDALAPQPSAVA from the coding sequence GTGGGGTTGCCGACGATCGCGCCGTACCCGGTTCCGCGGCAGGACGAACTGCCCGCCAACCGGGTGGACTGGCGACCGGACGCGGACCGGGCCGTGCTGCTCGTGCACGACATGGAGCGGCACTTCGTGGGCGTCTTCGAGCCCGACGCCGAACCGCTCACCGAGGTGGTGCCGAACATCCGCAGGCTCGCCGCGGGCGCCCGCGCCGCCGGGGTTCCCGTCGTGTACTGCGCCCAGCCCAGCGGGCAGACCCCGCAGCAGCGCGGTCTCCAGCTGGAGTGGTGGGGCCCCGGCGTCGCCGACGCCGAGCAGGAGGCGATCATCGACGAGCTCGCGCCGGAACCCGGCGACGTGCGCCTGACCAAGTGGCGCTACAGCGCCTTCCAGCGCACCGAGCTGCGCGAGATGCTGCGCGGCTGGGGCCGCGACCAGCTGATCATCACCGGCATCTACGCGCACATCGGATGCCTGATGACCGCGGCCGAAGCGTTCCAGCAGGAGGTGCAGGCCTTCCTGGCCGCCGACGCCGTCGCCGACTTCTCCGCCGAGGACCACCGGATGGCGGTGCAGTACGCGGCCAAGCGGTGCGCCGTGGTGGAGTCGACGCAGCGGCTCGTCGACGCGCTGGCGCCGCAGCCTTCCGCGGTGGCATGA
- a CDS encoding phosphopantetheine-binding protein: protein MSAAENGPGFAEAGGERVQEENMSGKLTLDDVRADVAELLYEDPAEISDEENLLDWGLDSVRIMSLVERWRTKGVEVTFADLAERPSLAEWWSVLEPKAG from the coding sequence ATGAGCGCCGCGGAGAACGGACCGGGCTTCGCCGAAGCCGGTGGAGAACGGGTGCAGGAGGAGAACATGAGCGGGAAGCTGACCCTCGACGACGTGCGGGCCGACGTGGCCGAGCTGCTCTACGAGGACCCGGCCGAGATCAGCGACGAGGAGAACCTGCTGGACTGGGGCCTCGACTCGGTGCGGATCATGAGCCTGGTGGAGCGGTGGCGCACCAAGGGCGTCGAGGTCACCTTCGCCGACCTGGCGGAGCGCCCCAGCCTCGCCGAGTGGTGGTCGGTGCTGGAGCCGAAGGCGGGCTGA